One genomic window of Cyprinus carpio isolate SPL01 chromosome B8, ASM1834038v1, whole genome shotgun sequence includes the following:
- the cep350 gene encoding centrosome-associated protein 350 isoform X5 produces MWSRLRSEAGLPASVSSQSALAGQDNRRAEISHAWNSLNQTKAALRHIENRLEAAPGTGVLLDSVLDTKKASVSGSRKMSRRDGCHVEESGSKSRTRSRRSPDKSSRSPLRNSTLDSNARKLSAVEFREPLVSYREASPLPVSQTHSEPEVHSLPTEVVVPQADFALSQLVYQRDTRDMQTADLDSPHSSAVDSTSVRYLNDLSALNAIHQPDQAPLGSEVNPRTHLQAETSQTSLTSITGSVTASLRLENLRRRQPDEKLEKLKERIRRQREHLEETEERNKLLGYLEQPVGIGAAAHSTTVPTAKVRKVAPAPPAPIYKGFNTSETKIRTTDGKVWAEEDFQNLSREIYKDLTKRLTAESTKPKQRPAEREKVKEKKPSKPVRKVHRSSSAPDSNTKPAISTSSWRDGQKLVKMMLGPPPRLHREPRVKSSETQMRTGPGPRSSSHPRLERSRHSRPTSAERPRNHVLPEEPAGPSRLTGGDRRKSPSTDLLSADIRGILDDLQMEADSSRRAEAPRSKVSTRVSRSASPAKTTKRTDPPEHPMAKKRHYDAEAVRLYIAQKQEERKKQQAEERRAQREEEENKNKRLKELYTRQRAGATKGPVAPEGPIKKRLQETYTKLLLEQTQLREEINGGAITNMVQQPRPVYQPSGESDKENKRHDRPQSATSSSDLSLTGQCQPPFSRNGLGYAGSPWHQSDQHSPALRVSSSLAPPSGHIFSQLLELDPEPSLPNRESLTAHAAFPSTTGRKMSRIEALKATAASLSSRIESEARKLAGAGINYGCAKDTGTGLLIPSDDRWAKRVSPPVRENLTDSDDLVERIEKLLAAGQSTYDQALPGVGNLHSFRERMETGNKQTVAPSGLNSRNTRKTPSPPKPIVQEVELDSSGGSISEGPLLSEGSISDEDLQELPKSRLGTKGYSAHLNGDSLNPISRFQKEAEKHLPFNLSRMVQGGSNGPWEELAKGSPHSVINIFTKNMSYSKAFEERGGKSSPALRSGLSGASSLDGMVYEEDFVSSRASSQSASKRSPNGLSNGHGRFSPPDEVLSVRSAYSNRAGERSQHSPALTPLSSPHSASSSSKRASERSLLEGQRNTSSAVSDLPAEGFKKSGSEKTSSRSSHRSVDTDSTLGGVSVHSIHSCISHFSSEGKKSPRSARTTPAAGSPASSGSSRLSPGDSIPIRGSAQGSGSPHAALPSSSSSAARAKSNPSPHTQSPGRTEHRTAGATELQFAPGVLQQRLSAELSYLDAVEESVRQLGDVERVRGVSLAQQETVSLAQILKSQQQRHERELYLLRMKAEQEALETQRQLEESRQKAAQAHAELQEGLLQSQQQALGGLHEATNKMINQQAEAARHTAETAQHIKEMTELARSQIAGALSVPGPSIMPLYDQQKQHKRGLKQQQPHPHTDSSWKSELSPERRKSPSEVETSPDSLSESIPSRRPTISGGGSSSTQLSPPRSDQKERKTPGKDRSSSSVEDQAHTAADDSLSSDNVRSPLEEKADNASIATDYSVKFDDSMTEDDIEEKSFRSLLPSEAHRRESLDRKPSPRPESDDDHSHDRSSPKASSKDGSMPFSSGQDSFSKFTMDLVRQYMKEEEVRAQHQSSLLRLRQKALREKTKAELAWLEHQKRHLRDKGEDDKMPPLRKKQRGLILKLQQEQAEIKRLQEANKAARRERQLLLKQQEEIERMRHTTLKLKERLRSADTKLESPASGVAEESAPPSVIVTDAETRSPSPVSVSGSETSSIMQKLKKMRSHMDEKHCSPVHYFFSVFTAHHWASLSVCLPKLHPKFQLFIYSQLVRFLTKREQQLMQRRRHAEELLEWRQRLDAEEAEVRHMEKKALAAWEKQQQPRNRTPLQQRSWESELSKTRGGQESPTGQEAGSEDDDSPALSVSSVHTDLSVPEQLASPSSDQPVSELHSPHTGNSPAPDALYSPEFNATDSKQSPPEKASLSSLRHSDSSQPGTVTGTSGSSKMQVRSSSKTSEACTSDTHSATPSETTSDQSDIESRIRALKDELRIRKSVVYQLKKEQKKRQKERLKAQEASLLKQLESYNDFIQKTKAKLSKEPDSTPATKPQIKTPTSATEKPRIKPPPLQRPETSKNWKIVTESEKSETVPTEASADKADDVAPSRLHKYSSEHDDISSDEDPPTVTPTPVMGSPEHMDVLRSLRSPEYPSYQSEDAPSIKEHAARPEANDLLSEDESVVSSHKSGIMEELEYAKSEGSENSRSDQHSHPLLKLDLGLQIPSQNDMKPKFEEEKLSEKDADDKQAVEDSADAGESMIFTDSPVAKSKDIDYTSAEKTPSAIDHSYTPDFSLSKREDSPKMKDTPSPSGDGYNDDFEPSFGSSFKEDHHESKPTSPSAPEPKEKSLKSPMYSSEEEIEEELSVRSGSTNGSFQTESHADLNSHGKSSKDDIMSHSKCSTLPQHQMPVLSVMDELPSFCIGDRVLVSNIQPGTLRFKGQTNFANGFWAGVELDNPEGSNNGTYDGVVYFECSEKHGIFAPPDKISRLPEKFEASADTEDEDSSCDDQPNSKNKGSEEQLDHRNLLNKIKGEKSDLDFHPETREPSEEYEKPLELNIKQLSTGQSTFFKSQQHNLDFNDIDCNMIKDCDKSQHTVPYRGDKDIILKFKDTSLDNVVPLLNNLDKGTSKKQKQEEEPTAVILDLLVEDKKSRVDGFPKTTDISIEEASLDNREDLNNKRALTTLADKLVENFLCDAVKQFQKIKKDKEEKLSAANQLKRDFINEDDGLDGSNNFKSQSRSSSKTKTDSFRTFFDDDQEELSSPEHCNRPESPVLGTSGQEELAKRLAELELSRELFDVLGDEQDWFDEDFGLSSRKQQQKQKPQQDGISGAGEQVKTPPRPELPVQLKQPEEPAMIVPHTVQEVEKLVIAATQEIWKSCKLGHGRPSLTGVPKPQPSNIFLEGDSKANDLEAQCQQSYKLAVFDLSWEVIQDIYAEDPKVDQPQWMKPRRLNSNYFHRLKCPNDITTVQEFVTTEVLKLCGLKKEQNQKTDWQKMIKFGRKKRDRVDHILVQELHEEESHWVNYDEDELFVKMQLADGIFDTLLKDTADVLTQIQGKKSKRTL; encoded by the exons ATGTGGAGTCGCTTGCGAAGTGAGGCGGGGCTGCCAGCCTCTGTCTCTTCCCAGTCTGCCCTTGCTGGGCAAGACAACAGGAGAG CAGAGATATCTCATGCCTGGAATAGTCTAAATCAAACCAAAGCTGcc TTGCGACACATTGAGAATCGTCTGGAGGCAGCGCCAGGCACTGGAGTGCTTCTGGACTCAGTGCTTGACACAAAGAAAGCATCTGTGAGTGGCAGTCGGAAAATGAGCCGCAGAG ATGGGTGTCATGTGGAGGAAAGTGGATCCAAGTCCAGAACACGGAGTCGACGCAGTCCAGACAAAAGTTCCCGTAGTCCCTTGAGGAATAGCACTCTGGACAGTAACGCCAGGAAACTCAGTGCAGTGGAGTTCAGAGAACCACTCGTTTCATACAG ggAAGCATCTCCGCTGCCAGTGTCCCAGACTCACTCTGAACCAGAAGTCCATTCGTTACCAACAGAGGTGGTCGTCCCTCAGGCTGACTTTGCTCTAAGCCAGCTGGTCTATCAGCGTGACACCAGAGACATGCAGACTGCAGACCTGGACAGCCCACACTCCTCAGCTGTAGACAGCACATCTGTACGCTACCTTAATGACCTGTCTGCTCTCAACGCCATTCACCAACCTGACCAAGCCCCGCTAGGGTCAGAGGTCAACCCCAGAACACATTTACAGGCAGAGACATCCCAGACTTCCTTGACATCCATCACCGGTTCAGTCACAGCTTCCTTACGGCTGGAGAACCTGCGGCGTCGGCAACCTGATGAAAAGCTGGAAAAGCTGAAAGAGAGGATCCGCAGACAGAGGGAACATTTGGAGgagacagaagaaagaaacaagctGCTGGGATACTTGGAGCAACCTGTGGGTATTGGAGCGGCAGCACATAGTACCACAGTACCTACTGCTAAAGTTCGGAAAGTGGCCCCAGCCCCTCCAGCGCCTATTTACAAAG GCTTCAACACAAGTGAGACTAAGATTCGCACAACTGATGGGAAAGTGTGGGCAGAGGAGGACTTCCAGAACTTAAGCAGGGAAATATACAAAGACCTGACAAAACGGCTCACAG CAGAGAGCACAAAACCCAAGCAGAGGCCTGCAGAGCGAGAAAAGGTGAAAGAGAAGAAACCGTCCAAACCTGTTAGGAAAGTACACAGATCTTCCTCTGCACCAGACTCAAATACTAAACCAG CAATCAGCACGTCATCATGGCGAGATGGACAGAAGCTGGTGAAGATGATGCTGGGGCCACCTCCACGGTTACACAGAGAGCCTCGGGTGAAGTCCTCGGAGACACAGATGAGAACAG GACCCGGTCCCCGTTCCAGCTCTCATCCTCGTCTTGAGCGTAGCCGGCATTCAAGACCCACCAGTGCAGAAAGACCTCGCAATCATGTTCTACCAGAAGAGCCAGCTGGACCTTCCAGATTAACAGGGGGTGATAGAAGAAAATCTCCCAGCACAGACCTTCTCTCAGCAGACATCCGTGGCATCCTAGATGACCTGCAGATGGAGGCGGACAGCAGCAGGAGGGCAGAAGCGCCCCGCTCGAAAGTCTCAACCAGAGTTTCTCGTAGTGCCAGCCCTGCCAAGACTACCAAGAGAACTGATCCTCCTGAGCATCCCATGGCAAAGAAACGGCACTATGACGCTGAAGCGGTGCGACTGTATATTGCtcaaaaacaagaagaaaggaaaaaacagcaagcagaggagaggagagctCAGCGTGAAGAAGAAGAGAATAAGAATAAACGCCTAAAGGAGCTTTACACGAGACAACGAGCAGGGGCCACCAAGGGCCCAGTCGCACCTGAAGGTCCAATAAAGAAGCGGCTCCAGGAAACATACACCAAACTTCTGCTGGAACAGACTCAGCTCAGAGAAGAGATCAATGGTGGTGCCATAACAAACATGGTCCAGCAG CCGAGACCAGTATACCAGCCATCTGGAGAGtctgataaagaaaacaaaagacatgATCGACCTCAAAGTGCCACCTCCAGCAGTGATCTGTCCCTTACAGGACAATGCCAGCCTCCTTTCTCCAG GAATGGTTTGGGTTATGCAGGGTCACCATGGCATCAATCTGACCAGCATAGTCCTGCTCTGAGGGTCAGCAGCTCCCTAGCACCTCCTTCTGGCCATATCTTCTCTCAGCTGTTAGAACTTGATCCAGAACCTTCACTACCTAACAGAGAGTCCCTAACTGCACATGCTGCATTTCCCTCAACCACAGGCCGCAAAATGAGCCGTATTGAGGCTCTTAAGGCCACAGCTGCCTCTCTGTCCAGCCGTATTGAGAGCGAGGCACGTAAACTAGCTGGTGCCGGAATAAACTACGGTTGTGCCAAGGATACAGGCACGGGTCTTTTAATCCCTAGCGATGACCGCTGGGCTAAACGTGTCAGTCCGCCAGTCAGAGAGAATCTGACAGATTCTGATGACCTGGTTGAGAGGATTGAAAAACTGCTTGCTGCGGGTCAGAGCACCTATGATCAGGCCCTTCCAGGTGTGGGCAACCTGCACAGCTTTAGGGAGAGGATGGAGACTGGGAACAAACAAACAGTTGCGCCTTCTGGCCTCAACTCCAGAAACACACGCAAGACCCCTTCTCCTCCAAAGCCCATTGTTCAGGAAGTTGAGCTGGACTCCAGCGGAGGTTCTATCAGTGAGGGTCCTCTGCTGAGTGAGGGCAGTATATCTGACGAAGACCTGCAAGAGCTGCCCAAATCAAGACTGGGAACCAAAGGATACAGTGCACATCTGAATGGAGACAGTTTGAATCCAATTTCACGCTTTCAGAAAGAGGCAGAGAAGCACCTGCCTTTTAATCTGTCAAGGATGGTACAAGGAGGAAGCAATGGACCATGGGAAGAACTGGCCAAGGGAAGCCCACACAGTGTTATCAATATATTTACAAAGAACATGAGCTACAGCAAAG CATTTGAAGAAAGGGGCGGTAAGAGTTCTCCGGCTCTCCGCTCTGGTCTGTCTGGCGCCAGCTCATTGGATGGAATGGTCTACGAGGAAGACTTTGTTTCCTCTCGTGCCAGTAGCCAATCAGCATCCAAGAGAAGTCCCAATGGGCTCAG TAATGGCCATGGTCGGTTCAGTCCTCCAGATGAGGTGCTAAGTGTCAGATCTGCATACAGTAACAGAGCTGGGGAGAGATCTCAACATTCACCTGCTCTTACACCCCTCTCCTCTCCACACTCAGCCAGCTCAAGCAGCAAGAGAG CTTCAGAAAGGAGCTTGCTGGAGGGACAAAGAAACACATCCTCTGCTGTTTCTGATCTCCCTGCTGAGGGTTTTAAGAAGAGCGGCTCAGAGAAAACATCCAGTCGCAGCTCTCACAGGAGCGTGGACACAGACAGCACACTGGGGGGTGTCTCAGTCCACTCCATTCATAG TTGCATTAGTCATTTTAGCTCTGAGGGGAAGAAATCTCCCCGAAGTGCTCGTACAACTCCTGCCGCTGGTTCTCCAGCCAGCTCTGGTTCTTCCCGGTTGTCTCCAGGTGACAGTATCCCAATCAGAGGGTCTGCCCAGGGGTCGGGTTCCCCTCACGCAGCTCTACCCAGTTCCTCTTCATCAGCTGCCAGGGCTAAATCAAACCCCTCACCCCATACTCAAAGCCCAGGAAGAACAGAGCACAGGACTGCAG GTGCAACAGAGCTCCAGTTTGCTCCTGGGGTCCTCCAGCAGCGCCTGTCTGCTGAGCTCAGTTACCTGGATGCAGTGGAGGAGTCAGTGCGACAGCTCGGTGATGTGGAGCGAGTGAGAGGAGTGTCTCTCGCTCAGCAGGAAACTGTCTCGCTCGCTCAGATTCTCAAG TCTCAGCAACAGAGGCATGAGCGTGAACTGTACTTGCTACGGATGAAGGCAGAGCAAGAAGCCCTCGAAACACAACGGCAACTGGAAGAAAGCAGACAGAAAGCTGCACAG GCCCATGCAGAGCTGCAAGAGGGTTTGCTCCAGTCTCAACAGCAGGCTTTAGGAGGTTTGCATGAGGCCACAAACAAAATGATAAACCAGCAGGCTGAGGCTGCACGCCACACAGCTGAAACggcacaacacattaaagag ATGACTGAGCTGGCTCGTTCACAGATTGCAGGAGCGCTAAGTGTTCCTGGCCCCTCCATTATGCCCCTGTATGATCAACAGAAACAACACAAGCGCGGTTTGAAACAGCAGCAGCCACACCCCCACACTGACAG TAGCTGGAAGAGTGAGCTGTCTCCTGAGAGACGTAAGAGTCCATCAGAGGTCGAGACTTCACCAGACAGCCTCTCAGAGTCCATCCCTTCAAGGAGACCCACCATCAG TGGTGGTGGCAGCAGTAGTACCCAGCTGAGTCCACCTCGTTCTGATCAAAAGGAGAGGAAGACACCAGGAAAAGACAGGAGCAGTAGTTCAGTGGAGGACCAGGCTCACACTGCTGCCGATGACTCCCTTTCCTCAGACAATGTGCGAAGCCCGCTTGAAGAGAAAG CAGACAATGCCTCCATCGCCACAGATTACTCTGTGAAGTTTGATGACTCTATGACAGAGGATGACATTGAGGAAAAATCGTTCCGCTCTCTTTTACCATCCGAGGCCCACCGTCGCGAATCGCTGGACAGGAAGCCCAGTCCTCGCCCCGAATCTGATGACGACCACAGCCATGACAGATCCAGCCCCAAAGCGAGCTCAAAG GATGGCAGCATGCCCTTCTCAAGTGGTCAGGACAGCTTCTCGAAGTTCACCATGGATTTGGTGCGTCAGTACATGAAGGAGGAGGAAGTTCGCGCTCAGCATCAGAGTTCTCTCCTGCGTCTGCGTCAGAAGGCCCTCCGAGAGAAAACCAAGGCTGAACTGGCCTGGCTGGAGCACCAGAAGAG GCATCTCAGAGATAAAGGAGAGGACGATAAGATGCCACCACTTCGTAAGAAACAGAGAGGCCTGATACTGAAGCTACAACAGGAACAG GCGGAGATCAAACGACTGCAGGAGGCCAATAAAGCAGCGAGGAGGGAGAGACAGCTGCTCCTCAAACAGCAGGAGGAGATCGAAAGAATGAGGCACACAACACTCAAACTCAAAGAGCGGCTCAGAAGCGCAGACACAAAGCTG GAATCACCCGCTTCAGGTGTGGCGGAGGAGTCGGCTCCGCCCAGTGTGATTGTGACAGATGCAGAGACCCGTAGCCCCTCCCCTGTGTCTGTGTCGGGCAGTGAAACCAGCAGCATCATGCAAAAACTGAAAAAGATGCGGTCTCACATGGACGAAAA ACACTGTTCTCCTGTCCATTATTTCTTCTCTGTCTTTACGGCTCATCACTGGgcctctctatctgtctgtctcccAAAACTCCACCCCAAATTCCAGCTCTTTATCTACAGCCAATTGGTCAG GTTTCTCACTAAAAGAGAGCAGCAGTTGATGCAGAGGCGCAGACATGCGGAAGAGCTTCTTGAGTGGAGACAGCGGTTGGATGCGGAGGAGGCCGAAGTGCGCCACATGGAGAAAAAAGCTCTTGCGGCCtgggaaaaacaacagcagccaCGCAACAGAACACCACTGCAGCAGCGTAGCTGGGAAAGTGAGCTCAGTAAAACCAGAGGTGGACAAGAGAGTCCCACAGGACAAG AAGCAGGCAGCGAAGATGATGACTCCCCAGCATTGTCCGTGTCCAGCGTGCACACTGATTTGTCAGTTCCAGAGCAGCTGGCCAGCCCTTCCTCAGACCAGCCTGTCTCTGAACTCCACTCTCCTCATACGGGCAACAGCCCTGCCCCTGATGCCCTCTACTCacctgagtttaatgccacagacAGCAAACAG TCTCCTCCAGAGAAAGCCAGCCTCAGCTCTCTTCGACATTCAGACAGTAGCCAGCCTGGGACTGTCACTGGCACTAGTGGAAGCAGCAAGATGCAGGTGCGCTCCAGCTCCAAGACCAGTGAGGCCTGCACCAGTGACACTCATTCGGCCACTCCATCCG AGACCACATCTGATCAGAGTGATATTGAGAGCCGTATTCGTGCCCTCAAGGACGAGCTCCGTATACGCAAATCTGTGGTGTATCAGctaaagaaagagcaaaagaagAGGCAAAAAGAGCGACTGAAAGCTCAGGAGGCGAGTCTTCTGAAACAGTTGGAG TcatataatgactttattcagaaGACCAAGGCAAAGTTGAGTAAAGAGCCAGACAGCACTCCAGCCACCAAACCCCAGATTAAAACTCCCACGTCAGCCACTGAAAAGCCTCGGATAAAACCCCCTCCGCTTCAGAG GCCTGAAACTAGCAAGAACTGGAAGATTGTCACAGAATCTGAGAAATCAGAGACTGTGCCCACGGAGGCATCAGCAGATAAAG CAGATGATGTTGCACCATCAAGACTTCATAAGTATTCATCAGAACATGATGACATTTCCTCCGATGAAGATCCTCCTACAGTTACTCCAACTCCAGTTATGGGAAGTCCGGAACATATGGATGTTTTGAGGAGCTTGCGTAGTCCAGAGTATCCAAGCTACCAATCAGAAGATGCCCCCTCAATCAAAGAACATGCTGCTAGACCAGAAGCCAATGACCTCCTTTCGGAAGATGAGAGTGTGGTCTCTAGCCACAAGTCAGGTATTATGGAGGAACTGGAATATGCAAAGTCAGAGGGGTCTGAGAATTCCCGTTCTGACCAACACTCTCACCCTCTGCTTAAACTGGATCTCGGGCTTCAGATTCCATCGCAGAATGACATGAAACCCAAATTTGAGGAGGAAAAGTTGTCTGAGAAGGATGCTGATGACAAGCAAGCAGTTGAAGATTCTGCAGATGCTGGAGAGAGTATGATATTTACTGACTCTCCTGTGGCGAAATCAAAAGATATAGACTATACTTCAGCTGAAAAGACTCCTTCAGCCATAGATCATTCTTATACCCCTGACTTCTCGCTGTCCAAGAGGGAGGATTCACCAAAGATGAAAGATACACCGTCACCCTCAGGTGATGGCTATAACGATGACTTTGAGCCTTCCTTTGGGTCGTCATTTAAGGAGGATCATCATGAATCAAAGCCTACATCACCCTCTGCCCCAGAGCCCAAAGAAAAATCACTTAAGTCTCCAATGTACAGCAGTGAAGAGGAAATTGAAGAAGAACTAAGTGTCCGATCAGGAAGTACTAATGGCAGCTTCCAAACTGAAAGTCATGCAGACCTCAATAGCCATGGTAAAAGCTCCAAAGATGACATCATGagtcattcaaaatgttcaacttTACCACAGCACCAAATGCCAGTCTTGTCAGTAATGGACGAATTGCCAAGCTTCTGCATTGGAGACCGGGTTTTGGTTAGTAATATACAACCAGGGACACTGAGATTCAAGGGACAAACTAACTTTGCCAATGGATTCTGGGCCGGGGTTGAACTGGATAACCCTGAGGGAAGTAACAATGGAACTTACGATGGGGTGGTGTACTTTGAATGTAGTGAAAAACATGGTATATTCGCCCCGCCGGACAAGATCTCTCGTCTTCCAGAGAAATTTGAGGCCAGTGCAGACACTGAAGATGAAGATTCATCATGTGATGACCAGCCAAATAGTAAAAACAAAGGTTCTGAGGAGCAGTTAGACCACAGAAATCTGCTAAACAAAATTAAAGGAGAAAAATCTGACCTGGATTTTCATCCTGAGACTAGAGAGCCCTCGGAAGAGTATGAAAAGCCATTGGAACTTAACATCAAACAGCTTTCCACTGGACAAAGCACCTTTTTTAAATCTCAGCAGCATAACCTGGATTTTAATGATATTGATTGCAATATGATTAAGGACTGTGACAAAAGTCAGCACACAGTGCCTTACAGAGGAGACAAGGACATCATTCTCAAATTCAAGGACACATCTCTTGATAATGTTGTTCCATTGCTCAATAATTTGGATAAAGGGAcatctaaaaaacaaaagcagGAAGAGGAACCAACAGCAGTCATTTTGGACCTGTTGGTTGAGGATAAGAAGTCCAGAGTTGATGGTTTTCCGAAAACTACTGACATCTCAATCGAGGAGGCCAGTCTCGATAATAGAGAAGACTTGAATAACAAAAGGGCTTTGACTACCCTAGCAGATAAGCTTGTGGAAAACTTCTTATGTGATGCAGTGAAGCAATTTCAGAAGATCAAGAAAGACAAAGAGGAGAAGTTATCAGCTGCTAATCAACTGAAAAGAGACTTCATCAATGAAGATGATGGACTTGATGGAAGCAACAACTTTAAGTCTCAGAGCAGGTCTTCATctaaaacaaagacagacagtTTCCGCACCTTCTTTGATGATGATCAGGAGGAACTTTCATCTCCAGAGCATTGCAACAGACCT GAGAGCCCTGTCCTAGGTACGAGTGGACAGGAAGAGCTAGCTAAACGTCTGGCAGAGCTGGAACTGAGCCGTGAGCTCTTTGATGTCCTTGGTGATGAGCAGGACTGGTTCGATGAGGACTTTGGTCTCAGCTCACGAAAACAACAGCAGAAGCAAAAACCACAGCAAGATGGGATTTCTGGTGCGGGGGAACAGGTCAAAACACCACCCAGGCCTGAACTTCCGGTTCAGTTGAAGCAACCAGAGGAGCCTGCCATGATTGTTCCTCACACTGTCCAGGAGGTGGAGAAACTTGTCATTGCTGCTACTCAGGAGATCTGGAAAAGCTGCAAACTGGGTCATGGTAGACCAAGCCTGACTGGAGTACCCAAACCTCAACCCTCTAATATTTTCCTGGAAGGAGACTCCAAAGCCAATGACCTGGAGGCTCAATGCCAACAAAGCTACAAACTG gcCGTCTTTGATTTATCATGGGAGGTCATTCAAGACATCTATGCAGAAGATCCAAAAGTTGATCAGCCACAATGGATGAAGCCACGTCGCCTTAATTCCAACTATTTCCATCGACTGAAATGCCCCAATGACATCACAACAGTCCAG GAATTTGTCACCACTGAGGTATTAAAGCTGTGTGGTCTAAAGAAAGAGCAGAACCAGAAAACAGACTGGCAGAAAATGATCAAATTTGGACGGAAAAAGCGAGACAGAGTTGACCACATTCTG GTCCAGGAGCTGCATGAGGAGGAATCACATTGGGTGAACTATGATGAGGATGAACTTTTTGTAAAGATGCAGCTTGCTGATGGGATTTTTGACACCTTGCTAAAAGACACCGCTGACGTTCTGACCCAAATCCAAGGGAAGAAGTCCAAAAGAACTCTTTGA